The DNA window ACTACTCGCTACACCGTCTGCAGCACTACACGGCAACCTCGCCGCGGTTCTTCCAGAACTTCGTGCTTTTCACCAACTACCAGTTCTATGTCGACGAATTCGCCGCCCGTGCTCGCGAGATGATGGCTTCCGGCCAAAGCGATTACATTGCGTTCGTCGAGCCGGGCAATCAGGTGACACCGCTCGGAGAATCAGCCCCGACCGAGGGCGAGGAACTTCAGCGCCTGCCGCAAATGCCAGCTTACCATCTGGTGCGCGAGGACCACTCCGGCATCACGCTTGTCAACATCGGCGTCGGTCCCTCGAACGCCAAGACGATCACCGACCACGTCGCCGTTCTCCGTCCGCATGCCTGGGTGATGCTCGGACACTGCGCCGGCCTCAGGAACAGCCAGGCACTCGGCGATTATGTGCTTGCCCACGGCTATGTGCGCGACGACCATGTGCTCGACGCCGATCTGCCGCTGTGGATCCCGATTCCACCGCTGGCCGAAATCCAGGTGGCGCTCGAAGGCTCGGTCGCCGAGGTCACCGGCCTCAAGGATCTCGAACTCAAGCGCATCATGCGCACCGGCACCGTTGCCACCATCGATAACCGCAACTGGGAGCTGCGCGACCAGCGCGAACCCGTGCAGCGCTTCTCGCAATCGCGCGCCATCGGTCTCGACATGGAATCGGCGACGATTGCCGCCAATGGTTTCCGTTTCCGTGTGCCTTACGGCACGCTGCTCTGTGTCTCCGACAAGCCCCTGCATGGCGAACTGAAGCTGCCGGGCATGGCGAGTGCCTTCTATCGGCGACAGGTCAGCCAGCACCTCACGATCGGCATCCGCGCGATGGAGAAACTGCGCGACATGGCACCGGAGCGGCTGCATTCGCGCAAGCTGCGCTCCTTCATGGAAACGGCCTTCCAATAGGTTCCCGCCATTTCCACTCAAGCTCCGGCCCTGTCGGGCCGAACCGAACCTGGACTATCTGATGCTCACTATTTTCGACTGCGACGGCGTGCTTATCGATTCCGAGATCATTTCCTCCGCGGTTACCGCGGAAGTGCTCAACGAGGAGGGCTTCGCCATTACCGCCGATGAAGTGACGTCCCGCTTCGCGGGCCTCGCCAGCGGTGAGATGGAAGCGATTCTGTCCGAAGAGACCGGACTGCCGGTTAGCGGCCGCATCAAGGAGCGCATCCAGGCGGAATTCGATCGGCGCATCGTGCACGTCAAGGCGGTGCCCGGTGCCGCCGAATTGCTCGATGCGCTCGACGGTCCGCGTTGCATCGGCTCCAACGCAGACTCGGCCTATCTCAAGCGGGCGCTCACCAGCGCCGGGCTCTACGACCGTTTCAAACCCTACGTGTTCTCGGCAGGCGAAGTTGGAACTCGAAAAGGCAAGCCAGACCCCAACGTCTTCCTCCATGCTGCCCAGGATTTCGGGGTCGACCCGGCCGAAGCGATCGTCATCGAAGACTCGTTTGCCGGAGTCACAGCCGCCGTACGCGCCGGCATGCGAGCGATCGGCTTTACCGGTGGGGCACACTCTTGGCCAGGACATGCCGAGGCCCTGATGGACGCCGGCGCTGAAACGGTGGTTCGCCGGCACGCCGATATTCTCGCCGTGATCGAGGCTTTGGGAAGCTGGGACGGTCGAGGCGTTTGAATGGCAGTTCGTGACACTGACTGACACTTGATCGTTCGCTTGCCACAAGCCTCGATCAAGTGTCGGTGTCATTGTGCCTGAATTTCCTTCAGCGCTTCGACGAGCGAATAGCGGTCGCTCCCCTCCCCCGAGACGACGTCGGCGATCACCGGCCGGCCTCCTTCCGAAATCACCCGGAAGTGCAGTTCTGAAACAGCGTTGCGCTCCTCGTCGGAGGCGTCCTCCATGCAGGCGAAACGCTTGAAACGGACGACGACATCGGTGGCCGCTCCGTCCGTCTTCCCGACTTGAAGGGTGAGGCCTTCCAACGGGCAACCATCCTGCCCGAGGATGATCGGATCATAGTCGAAGGGGCTGCCCACCCCATCTTCCGTGTCATAGGCGGGGTGCTTGGTCGCCTCGGTATAAAGGGACCGCGTGTTCTTGCTGAAGTTGCCGATGTGGGCTTCGTCGAAATAGTCGCCCACCTCACCGTCGGTGTTGGACCAAAGTGCCGTTGCCACGTCCATAATGGCATGTACCGGCGTTGTGGCATCGGCAGCGTTGGCCGGTCCGACGAGCGCAAGAAAACCAGCGACAAGAAGATACTTCAGCATCGAGAAATTAAACCTCGCCCTTCATGAAATCGAAGCAATACTAGGCATTTACCGCTGGCCACGCAATCGCCGCCACCACTCACTTAAGCTATGTTCGGGGCGCCCCTCAGGCCGTCATGTCCGTCCCTGCCTCGGCATCATCAAGCCTTTTTTGCCGCCCGCAGCACGGCGGCGATCACCGCTGCGACGGCCTTGTAAAGATCGATAGGGATCGTCTCGTCGAGTTTCAGCGTCGACAGCGCATCGGCGAGTGCCGGGTTCTCCTCTACCGGCACGCCGGCCTCCCGAGCTTTCTCGACGATCGCCTCAGCGACGGCGCCCTTGCCAGTGGCGACCACTTTCGGCGCTCCCGGCGCTGCATACTGCAGTGCCACGGCCTTGCGGATGTCCTTGTCGCTCATAGCTGAAGATCCAAGCGATGGCTGGGCGCAATCGCCATTTCGTCGTGGCCTTCGGACGGATGTCCTCGGTGAAGATCGACGCCGGCCACGACCATGCCCTCCTGCTCGAGGCCCAGTACGATATTTTCGCGCTCCGCCTCCATCCGGACCAGGCCGTCGTCGCTTTCGCACCAGACGCCCACCGCAACACGCCGCCCATCCATCAATCCAACGCGAACGGCGACTGAACCAAGGGGGGCAATATCGAAGGCGATATCCACCTGAAAGACGCGGCGCGGCGGTGCGCCGGGCTCGTTCGGCGCATGGTCGTCGCGCTCGATGCGAAGCTGGGCAATCGAGGTGCCATTCGGCCCAACAATGGGGATTTCCAGCATCAACACCGGCGTTGGCTGAGCAACTTTCGCCTCTCGGCTCTCGGCGGATGCCGCCTGATGCAGAAAGACGCGCGACAAGGAACGTTCCGTTTCGCCGAGCGCGCGACCGGCCATCGTTTCGGTCGAGACCGCCTCACTCTCCTCGTCATTGAGAAGCGGCACCGCCGGCTGGCCACGAACTGGACCACTCTTGCGCGGCGGCGCCGGGCGGTCAGCGCGCGAAGGCGCCGCGTCATCACCAGTCCCCTCAAGGCTCGCCATCACGTCAGCGTTGCGACCGAGCCAGACGGTCAGTTCGCGGCGCAACATCTCCAGCGCACCTTTGAGATCGACGCCGGCCGTCAGCGATGGCGCGGCGGTTGGCGGGGACGTTCGTAGCGGGACCTGCGGCGCGGGCGCCCCGGAAATCTCGACGCCGATTGGCGCAACCGGACGGGGCTGCGGCGCGACCTGCGGTGCGGACTGTGCAACTTCCTGTGCCGCACCAGTTCCCGGTTGAGGCGGCGCCGATGAAGCCTGCACGCCGGAAGACGGGGTGACGCCTTGCTGCGCTAGCGCGTCGGATGCGGCGACAGGTGTTGCCGGACTGACCGTCACTGCCGGGCCGGTCGGCACTCGCTGCGCCGCCGATCCCGGTGGCGAATTCGGCAAGTTCTCCACGGCGGAAGGAACAAAGAGAGCTCGTTCGCCGGCAGGACGAGGAACAACCGCTTCGCTACCGGCGGCAACAGCCACCGAAGGCGAGGCCGGATGGTCGGCAGCGGTGGACGTCCCGGTCGGTGCCTCCGTGACAATCGCGGAGATCGTGGGCGTCAGCGGTCGGCCGGGTGTCCATGGCGCGAAGGAGCGCGAAGAGGTCAATGTACCGGCGGCCGGAGCTGACGGAACTGTCGGTGCGATTTGAGTTGGTGCACCAGACCCCGACGGTTCGGAAGCGCGTGCCGGGTGCGACACTGCTGGTTGGGCGAGACCTTCGAAAACCGCTGCCGGATGATCAGCAAGCCGACCGGCAACGGCGGCCATCGCCGGACTTCCAGGCGAGGTTGAGGGCGAGGAAGGCACAGCACCGCCGCTGGCCGACGGCACGGCCACGGCCTCGCCATCGCCGGTCGAGACTATTTGAGCAGGGATGGATGCCGCCCCTTCAGGCGCGTTTCCGGCAACTGACAGCAAGGGTGCTGTGGAGGCAAGCGTTGTCGCAGCGACACTCGGCGGTGCTTCTCCAGCCACCGTTGTCGGCGCCGCGGCCACGGCGTTGCTCGATAGCGGGACAGCGGCCGTTTTGGAAGTCACTGAAGCGGTTGCCAACGGCGCTACGGTGC is part of the Pleomorphomonas sp. PLEO genome and encodes:
- a CDS encoding AMP nucleosidase; this encodes MIASERPAPVFIDSPPRLPMTSFRDAEAAVDRLVEIYARNTAFLRSSFEAVVQGAVPDGRIRAYYPLIRVSTDTHGRADSRLSYGQFSGPGVYETTVSRPELFRAYLVDQLTVIIRNYDAPIEVGESSLPIPLHFAFYEGAYVEGALMDTLPRPLRDMFDVPDLAVTDDAIVNGTLDPKIGDPLPLAPFTAPRVDYSLHRLQHYTATSPRFFQNFVLFTNYQFYVDEFAARAREMMASGQSDYIAFVEPGNQVTPLGESAPTEGEELQRLPQMPAYHLVREDHSGITLVNIGVGPSNAKTITDHVAVLRPHAWVMLGHCAGLRNSQALGDYVLAHGYVRDDHVLDADLPLWIPIPPLAEIQVALEGSVAEVTGLKDLELKRIMRTGTVATIDNRNWELRDQREPVQRFSQSRAIGLDMESATIAANGFRFRVPYGTLLCVSDKPLHGELKLPGMASAFYRRQVSQHLTIGIRAMEKLRDMAPERLHSRKLRSFMETAFQ
- a CDS encoding HAD family hydrolase, encoding MLTIFDCDGVLIDSEIISSAVTAEVLNEEGFAITADEVTSRFAGLASGEMEAILSEETGLPVSGRIKERIQAEFDRRIVHVKAVPGAAELLDALDGPRCIGSNADSAYLKRALTSAGLYDRFKPYVFSAGEVGTRKGKPDPNVFLHAAQDFGVDPAEAIVIEDSFAGVTAAVRAGMRAIGFTGGAHSWPGHAEALMDAGAETVVRRHADILAVIEALGSWDGRGV
- a CDS encoding EscU/YscU/HrcU family type III secretion system export apparatus switch protein produces the protein MSDKDIRKAVALQYAAPGAPKVVATGKGAVAEAIVEKAREAGVPVEENPALADALSTLKLDETIPIDLYKAVAAVIAAVLRAAKKA